In Malassezia vespertilionis chromosome 7, complete sequence, the following proteins share a genomic window:
- the SWI6 gene encoding transcriptional regulator swi6 (COG:S; EggNog:ENOG503NV0N), giving the protein MPPRYAMNNMMRRPVRPMEPQHPMPYHYAPPGYAMHPGMDENAMRAQRPPIPPPIPHPPTPADSMGHPVHVPQAPAAAPGPPGASGPTPTVYLATYSSVPVYEITVRGIALMRRRSDGYLNATQILKIAGIEKAKRTRILEREILTGEHEKVQGGYGTFQGTWIPLQRSQELAVTYGVYPLIRPLLDFDPSATRAVSLSHGKRRAVPETPETPETLETPMQGLATARSVAPAPTSQQPRFLTLLPPRSDSHVGAGAAIHTPTPGTPHAHNGGVPPGSLPDQKQALGAYAAHGYMPQGVLLPPADVPYQATKRSPEALPDERAVKRRTTSPTELVHDLNALVSSGELHSAARPVRAEARDADTVHGPRFANKAAVPNLGDERERKAREQLTGLFVDDYAPDATPPLLDRLHALLAELAPHASALDLVIDDHGHTALHWASALCRLPLVKMLTALPRAQGGANIFVGNYAGETALHRSVLVTNAYEMSQFSDLLDLLAASLQTRDHRKRTVLHHIALVAGVKGRAAPAKYYLGCVLDKITASGQGPGALLPQYASMLDAQDDEGETALSIAARLGNTNMIKMLLDAGARKDLPNYLGITPLDWGITNLAPSDAAPATVLNELVSFKPTDVVKSLANPPPGPVKKSEDVLEKLVQTLEDLQCVFDREASAKHEAVETTQVHLQAATRELAARRRQIGAAQAAVNEREEARQMAANLERALLPFGPASDAEPCGPFGHDIAERAAAVLHAARTAQPSEYSAQIVRLRWLLGALGHECDALTHATEALVLGARDRQQKYLAVVAKCANIAPDKVDGMLDELLSAVESMGTDANIASVSNFMQKVGRTAVPAHDAAMETG; this is encoded by the coding sequence atgccgccgcgctACGCCATGAACAATATGATGCGCCGTCCCGTCCGGCCGATGGAGCCGCAGCACCCCATGCCATATCATTACGCACCGCCGGGGTACGCCATGCACCCCGGCATGGACGAAAACgcgatgcgtgcgcagcgcccgccgaTACCACCGCCGATCCCACATCCACCCACACCCGCAGATAGCATGGGGCATCCCGTGCAtgtgccgcaagcgccagccgctgcgcccggCCCCCCAGGCGCAAGCGGCCCGACGCCCACCGTGTACTTGGCTACCTACTCCTCTGTTCCCGTCTACGAAATCACCGTGCGTGGCATTGCGCTCATGCGGCGACGCTCCGACGGGTACTTGAACGCAACGCAGATCCTCAAGATTGCGGGAATCGAGaaagccaagcgcacgcggatcctcgagcgcgagatccTCACCGGAGAACACGAAAAAGTGCAGGGTGGGTACGGCACGTTCCAAGGCACCTGGATCCCGCTGCAGCGTTCGCAGGAGCTTGCCGTGACGTACGGCGTCTACCCCCTGATCCGCCCGCTGCTCGACTTTgatccaagcgcgacgcgcgccgtatCTCTCTCGcatggcaagcgccgcgccgtgcccgaAACGCCCGAAACGCCCGAAACGCTCGAGACGCCCATGCAAGGTCTTGCCACTGCGCGCTCTgttgcgcctgcgccgacgagccagcagccgcgctttctcacgctgctgccgccgcggtCAGACAGCCATgtcggcgcaggcgccgcaATCCATACACCCACACCGGgcacgccgcacgcacacaATGGCGGTGTGCCGCCCGGCTCGCTCCCGGACCAGAAAcaggcgctcggcgcgtacgccgcgcacggatATATGCCGCAAGGCGTGCTTCTTCCCCCTGCCGACGTGCCGTACCAAGCGACGAAACGGTCCCCCGAAGCGCTGcccgacgagcgcgccgtgaagcgccgcaccacGTCGCCGACCGAGCTTGTGCACGATCTCAATGCGCTGGTATCCAgcggcgagctgcactctgccgcgcgcccagtgcgtgcggaagcgcgcgatgcggacACGGTCCACGGGCCGCGTTTTGCCAACAAGGCTGCCGTGCCGAATCtcggcgacgagcgcgagcgcaaagcgcgcgagcagctcacTGGACTCTTTGTCGACGATTACGCGCCAGacgcgacgccgccgctgctggaccgcttgcacgcacttcttgccgagcttgcgccgcacgcctCTGCGCTGGACCTTGTCATTGACGACCACGGCCACACTGCGCTCCACTGGGcctcggcgctgtgccgccTGCCGCTTGTAAAGATGCTCACTGCGCTGCCTCGTGCACAAGGCGGCGCCAACATTTTTGTCGGGAACTATGCCGGGGAAaccgcgctgcacaggtCTGTTTTGGTGACCAATGCGTACGAAATGTCGCAGTTCTCCGACCTGCTCGACCTGCTTGCCGCCAGCCTGCAAACGCGCGACCACCGCAAACGCACCGTACTGCACCAcattgcgcttgtcgctgGCGTCAAggggcgcgcagcgccggccAAGTACTACCTGGGCTGTGTCCTGGACAAGATTACCGCGTCTGGCCAAGGCCCAGGCGCTCTTTTGCCGCAGTATGCGAGCATGCTCGACGCACAGGACGACGAGGGCGAGACGGCGCTGAGCAttgccgcgcggctcggAAATACCAACATGATCAAgatgctgctcgacgcagGCGCACGCAAAGACTTGCCCAACTATCTCGGCATCACCCCGCTCGATTGGGGCATCACGAATctcgcgccgagcgatgcggcgccggcgacGGTGCTCAACGAGCTGGTCTCGTTCAAACCCACCGACGTCGTCAAGTCGCTCGCCAACCCGCCGCCGGGGCCCGTAAAGAAGAGCGAGGACGTGCTCGAGAAGCTCGTACAGACACTCGAAGATCTCCAATGCGTCTTCGACCGCGAGGCCTCGGCAAAGCACGAGGCGGTCGAGACGACACAGGTGCATCTCCAAGCCGCCACGCGCGAACTCGCCGCACGGCGACGCCAgatcggcgctgcacaagcggctGTCAAtgagcgcgaagaggcGCGGCAGATGGCCGCCaacttggagcgcgcgctgcttccaTTTGGCCCAGCGAGCGACGCGGAGCCTTGCGGGCCGTTTGGCCACGAcatcgccgagcgcgccgctgcggtcttgcacgccgcacgcactgcaCAGCCAAGCGAGTACTCCGCACAGATCGTCCGTTTGCGTTGGCTGCTCGGTGCGCTGGGACACGAATGCGATGCGCTGACGCACGCAACggaggcgcttgtgcttggcgcgcgtgaTCGCCAGCAAAAGTACCTTGCTGTGGTTGCCAAGTGTGCGAATATCGCACCGGACAAGGTCGACGGgatgctcgacgagctcttGTCTGCGGTAGAATCGATGGGCACCGATGCAAACATTGCTTCCGTGTCCAACTTTATGCAAAAGGTCGGCCGCACAGCCGTGCCAGCGCATGACGCCGCGATGGAGACGGGATAG
- a CDS encoding uncharacterized protein (EggNog:ENOG503NV5G; TransMembrane:10 (o110-132i157-179o199-219i231-250o270-292i304-328o348-368i388-412o418-435i505-530o); COG:E) produces the protein MWPAASGYARAAETDADTDAERALGTAQTDTSSLGYGLPSTLAQTRSSLDVIGSGVRSLSSALPPSWDAEQLPDWLRRGAGVFEGTVNMANSILGAGIVGLPYSMRESGFVAGLVLLCGIALLTDWTIRLIVLNAKLSGRNTYIDIMQHCFGQNGKIAVSIFQFVFAFGGMCAFCVVVGDTIPNVISSVVPALKDTFLSNRQFVIFVCTMAISYPLSLYRNIENLSKASAIALLSMVFIIIAVVVRGPAMPAELKGDAALRLTFVHPSNLIRSVSVISFAFVCHHNSLLIYGSLKEPSMDKFKVITHYSTLISAVAAISMSIAGYWSFENKTLSNVLNNFPESDVVVNIARFCFGLNMFTTLPLECFVCREVFETYFFQGEYEKKRHIVITTALVIGAMFISLLTCDLGIVLELTGGLSATALAFLFPSICYLKLSHDASKVDRAALSFAFTSEPDELDEAMLEPDDESTPSIEAENIALPLRPGANAHQREPLQKFMWWESTKLLSIACAVFGLVVLVVSTITALSSIFSGRAGSTTQCS, from the coding sequence ATGTGGCCAGCGGCCAGCGGCTATGCACGGGCTGCAGAGACGGACGCGGATACGGacgcggagcgcgcgctcggtACCGCCCAGACGGATACGTCAAGCCTTGGCTATGGACTCCCTTCGACTCTGGCACagacgcgctcgtcgctcGATGTGATTGGGAGCGGTGTGCGGTcgttgagcagcgcgctgccgccgtCATGggatgccgagcagctgccAGACTGGcttcgccgcggcgcgggcgtgtTTGAAGGCACAGTGAACATGGCAAACAGCATTTTGGGCGCTGGCATTGTCGGCTTGCCGTACTCGATGCGCGAGTCTGGGTTCGTTGCGGGGCTTGTCTTGCTGTGTGgcatcgcgctgctcacaGACTGGACGATCCGCTTGATTGTGCTGAACGCGAAACTCAGCGGGCGAAATACGTACATCGATATCATGCAGCACTGTTTCGGGCAGAATGGCAAAATCGCCGTGTCCATCTTCCAATTCGTGTTTGCATTCGGCGGGATGTGTGCGTTTtgcgtcgtcgtcggcgATACCATTCCTAACGTGATCAGCAGTGTGGTCCCGGCACTGAAAGACACATTCCTGAGCAACCGGCAGTTTGTTATTTTTGTGTGCACCATGGCCATTAGCTACCCGCTGTCGTTGTACCGCAATATCGAAAATCTGAGCAAGGCGAGTGCAATTGCGCTCTTGTCCATGGTGTTTATTATTATCGCGGTCGTCGTGCGTGGACCTGCAATGCCTGCAGAGCTCAAGGgagatgctgcgctgcgccttaCTTTTGTTCACCCGTCCAACCTGATACGGTCCGTTTCGGTGATTAGCTTTGCATTTGTGTGCCACCACAACTCGCTGCTCATCTACGGCAGCTTGAAGGAGCCCAGTATGGACAAGTTCAAGGTGATTACGCACTACTCTACACTCATTTCCGCCGTCGCTGCCATTTCCATGTCGATCGCTGGGTACTGGTCGTTTGAGAACAAGACCTTGTCCAATGTCCTCAACAACTTTCCCGAGTCGGACGTAGTCGTGAACATTGCGCGGTTTTGTTTTGGACTCAACATGTTCACCACACTCCCGCTCGAATGCTTTGTCTGCCGCGAAGTGTTTGAGACGTACTTTTTCCAGGGCGAGTACGAAAAAAAGCGGCACATTGTCATTACCACCGCATTGGTGATCGGCGCCATGTTTATCTCGCTGCTCACGTGTGATCTCGGGATCGTCTTGGAACTGACAGGAGGACTCAGCGCAACCGCACTCGCATTTCTCTTCCCTAGCATTTGCTACTTGAAACTCAGCCACGACGCAAGCAAGGTCgaccgcgccgcattgtcTTTTGCTTTTACATCCGAGCCCGACGAACTGGACGAGGCGATGCTCGAGCCAGACGACGAAAGCACACCGAGCATCGAAGCAGAAAATATCGCTCTCCCGCTACGCCcaggcgcaaacgcacacCAGCGGGAACCGCTGCAAAAATTCATGTGGTGGGAGTCGACCAAACTGCTCAGCatcgcttgcgccgtgTTTGGgctcgtcgtgctcgtcgTGTCCACCATCACAGCATTGTCTAGCATCTTTTCAGGTCGCGCTGGTTCTACCACCCAATGTTCATGA
- a CDS encoding uncharacterized protein (EggNog:ENOG503NWAR; COG:S) — protein MHTADAALHDFRLQWQRDVERDVAERDAPPAAPHASHSSCFAPPRPPTAPPLPKHDTLAHMLAPLVAAHEADVAHAPLEAQTPSTTHGAAPRERSCCPRTVHEMHAADETLPFPAGTLPDEVWMRVLFCALEPTLLAPGIASLSDTMHHESCPSASAHHAWSGPDYITLENAARTCWKLRLLTSRAMLWRRVVHATYQPPQLPLYTTPDTLFARTPYSWRDLFIQQPRLRMHGAYIATCRYTQQGLSEENRWVRVFHLVEFFRYLRFFPDGQVLSMLTSDRPAETVHRLVPGERAKGMATGHWHLVCDDTHGATIAIENLCDPTLGRYVFQMTLRLGQTAPGRWNKLELLAYTSQRRGTAEVLPIPHKHMRPFLFSRVLRYGT, from the coding sequence ATGCACACtgcggatgcagcgctgcacgactTTCGTTTGCAGTGGCAGCGCGACgttgagcgcgacgtggcggagcgcgatgcaccACCGGCAGCACCCCATGCATCGCACTCCTCgtgttttgcgccgccccgCCCGCCAACTGCGCCTCCCTTGCCAAAGCACGATACTCTTGCACACATGCTAGCGCCGCTCGTAGCCGCACACGAAGCGGAtgtcgcgcatgcgccgctcgaggCACAGACGCCGTCCACGACGCACggtgcagcaccgcgcgagCGCTCTTGCTGTCCACGCACCGTGCACGAAatgcacgccgccgacgaGACGCTGCCTTTTCCTGCCGGGACACTCCCCGACGAGGTATGGATGCGCGTCCTGTTCTGCGCGCTAGAGCcgacgctgcttgcgcctgGCATAGCATCGCTTTCCGATACGATGCACCACGAGTCCTGCCCATCTGCGTCTGCGCACCATGCATGGTCCGGCCCCGACTACATCACACTGgaaaatgcagcgcgcacatgctggaaactgcgcctgctcacaagccgcgcgatgctctGGCGCCGCGTGGTGCACGCTACATACCAGCCCCCACAGCTTCCCTTGTATACCACGCCCGACACGCTCTTTGCACGCACCCCCTACAGCTGGCGCGACCTATTTATCCAGCAGCCGCGCTTacgcatgcacggcgcataCATTGCAACGTGCCGCTATACCCAGCAAGGCCTGTCGGAAGAGAATCGATGGGTGCGCGTTTTTCATCTGGTGGAGTTCTTCCGCTACCTGCGCTTCTTTCCCGACGGCCAGGTGCTGAGCATGCTCACGAGCGACCGCCCTGCAGAGACAGTGCATCGCCTCGTGCCGGGCGAGCGTGCTAAGGGCATGGCCACGGGCCATTGGCACCTTGTGTGCGACGACACACACGGCGCAACGATTGCGATCGAAAATTTGTGCGACCCCACGCTCGGGCGCTATGTATTCCAAAtgacgctgcgcctcggccagACCGCACCCGGGCGCTGGAACAagctcgagctccttgCATACAcctcgcagcgccgcggcactGCCGAGGTGCTGCCCATCCCACACAAGCACATGCGCCCGTTTCTATTTTCACGTGTGCTTCGCTATGGCACGTAA
- the rga1 gene encoding Rho-type GTPase activating protein Rga1 (COG:T; COG:Z; EggNog:ENOG503NUWC; BUSCO:EOG09260CKC) codes for MVSQTEPGKLFPLCETDYFRRLDLLCVKCGRALRGSYITALGAKYHVEHFTCSVCPTVFGPDDSYYEHDGRVYCHYHYSTRFAIQCTGCNIAILKQFVEINRNNADEHWHPECYMIHRYWKIKLGQSSGATARDDTDEPLRMPGALSLSSEPFSSPSCNPENLSVDVLRLEAKETPASLLEQQRVMEVRVFTIWRVLSAFEESSAACISDMLRHVSNGKYLGGVMHAGRFVLHVEVLFSAIDELEVQFQQAQAKPIQYVREARMLCKKIVNFFSLFSHAQETGAQRMGITQELLSLVTGLAHYLKILIRISLTGALRLDQEYGKPGALDAFLGKLDELVMQLQQAPSVGEVHDVDTDTIHGYSSLPHIRMAPGLSAPEAASDLCAQCGHTVEEECVRAGIPSRWHWGCVRCAKCQRGLLKPDGQAAAPPRHAEQVYSDVPNPVKVSALRYRTMRRTHSEHSKHGSTAYYAYCTTCTPADAKSHFVQVTRLEQYAFLLCVALNRLHTLLMKRHGEPSDPQATSRLSVASSESAELTAQESSTYRKSVEMKRIESMYLDRHTSSKAKIPHFSTVVGSPSAYRTAQANDKEHDAFRDTVPNPWGNVHTPGSIVPIRAPFTRHNSDVLVREDGQKDTASESHLSLRHSTDEGITLADIPMILQAEQDRVQRGEPVERKAERTPISALAPEALYVLKHLALLYLQKSPLAAHVAEDDLLELVEVRKNTLWGKLFKPNNRRDVRKKGTFGISLEWLVERSGADSTLGATPAPMRVPSIVDDIVSAMRQMDVSVEGIFRKNGNVRRLKDLAEQLDRETDAANLLDDNPVQLAALLKKFFRELPDPLMTVRLYRTFIAAQQIEEEAERHRLLQYVALLMPKAHRDTMEVLFVFLRWVASFSYVDEETGSRMDLPNLATVMCPNILYTRSAEVTRGDAVVANRVVCHLLAHQDDFWVVPKEMEPILQDRALISAAQDLGAQELMKRCQAYAK; via the coding sequence ATGGTGAGCCAGACCGAGCCGGGCAAGCTCTTCCCGCTGTGCGAGACAGACTATTTCCGGCGTCTTGACCTCCTCTGTGTCAAGTGCGGCcgagcactgcgcggcaGTTACATCACAGCGCTTGGTGCCAAGTACCATGTCGAGCACTTTACATGCTCCGTGTGTCCTACCGTATTTGGCCCCGACGACAGCTATTACGAGCACGACGGCCGTGTCTACTGCCACTACCACTACAGCACACGCTTTGCGATCCAATGCACTGGCTGCAACATCGCGATATTGAAACAGTTTGTCGAGATTAACCGCAACAACGCAGATGAGCACTGGCACCCCGAGTGCTACATGATCCACCGCTACTGGAAGATTAAGCTGGGCcaaagcagcggcgcgacggccCGCGACGACACagacgagccgctgcgTATGCCCGGCGCACTCAGTCTTTCCTCCGAGCCTTTTTCGTCGCCCAGCTGCAACCCCGAGAACCTCTCTGTggatgtgctgcgcctcgaaGCGAAAGAGACGcccgcgtcgctgctggaGCAACAGCGTGTGATGGAGGTGCGCGTATTTACCATCTGGCGTGTGCTCTCCGCATTTGAAGAGTCGTCTGCCGCGTGCATCTCCGacatgctgcgccatgtGAGCAACGGCAAGTACCTCGGCGGCGTCATGCATGCTGGGCGCTTTGTCCTGCACGTTGAAGTGCTCTTTTCCGCGATTGACGAGCTGGAAGTGCAGTTCCAACAGGCGCAGGCAAAGCCCATCCAGTACGTCCGCGaagcgcgcatgctctgcaAAAAGATCGTCAACTTCTTCTCGCTTttttcgcacgcgcaagaaaccggtgcacagcgcatggGCATTACGCAGGAGCTGCTGTCGCTGGTGACAGGCCTTGCACACTACCTCAAGATCCTCATCCGCATCTCGCTTaccggcgcgctgcgcctggaCCAAGAGTACGGGAAGCCGGGCGCGCTTGATGCGttcctcggcaagctcgacgagcttgtgatgcagctgcagcaggcCCCGAGCGTCGGCGAAGTGCACGACGTGGATACGGATACCATCCACGGATACAGTAGCCTGCCGCATATCCGTATGGCGCCCGGGCTCTCTGCGCCTGAAGCCGCGTCGGATCTCTGTGCGCAGTGTGGCCATACGGTAGAAGAAGAGTGTGTGCGCGCTGGCATTCCCTCGCGCTGGCACTGgggctgcgtgcgctgcgccaagtgcCAGCGCGGCCTGCTCAAGCCCGACggccaagcagcagcgccgccgcggcacgccgagcagGTGTACAGTGACGTGCCGAACCCCGTCAAGgtcagcgcgctgcgctaccgcacgatgcggcgcacgcactcCGAGCATAGCAAGCACGGGAGCACGGCATACTATGCGTACTGCACGACGTGCACGCCAGCGGACGCCAAGTCGCACTTTGTGCAAGTCACACGCCTTGAGCAGTATGCTTTCTTGCTCTGTGTTGCGCTGAACCGGCTCCATACGCTGCTGATGAAGCGCCACGGGGAGCCGAGCGACCCCCAGGCCACGTCGCGCCTGTCTGTGGCGAGCAGCGAGAGTGCCGAGCTGACAGCGCAAGAGTCGAGCACGTATCGCAAGTCGGTCGAGATGAAGCGAATTGAGAGCATGTATTTGGACCGCCATACGTCGAGCAAGGCCAAGATACCGCACTTTTCCACCGTTGTCGGCAGTCCGAGTGCGtaccgcaccgcgcaagcGAACGATAAAGAGCACGATGCGTTCCGGGACACGGTGCCGAATCCGTGGGGCAATGTCCATACGCCGGGCTCGATTGTGCCTATCCGTGCGCCGTTTACGCGGCACAATAGCGatgtgcttgtgcgtgaAGACGGCCAAAAAGACACCGCGTCCGAGTCGCATCTCAGCCTGCGCCACTCGACCGACGAAGGCATTACGCTTGCCGACATTCCCATGATTTTGCAAGCCGAGCAGGaccgtgtgcagcgcggcgagcccGTGGAAAGGAAAGcggagcgcacgccgatcagcgcgctggcgccTGAGGCGCTGTATGTGCTAAAgcaccttgcgctgctgtacCTGCAAAAATcgccgcttgcggcgcacgttGCCGAGGACGATTTGCTGGAGCTGGTCGAAGTGCGCAAGAACACGCTCTGGGGCAAGCTCTTCAAGCCGAACAAccgccgcgacgtgcgcaaaaaagGCACCTTTGGCATCTCCCTCGAGTGGCTTGtggagcgcagcggtgcggactcgacgctcggcgcgacgcctgcgccgATGCGTGTGCCTTCGATTGTGGACGATATCGTGAGTGCCATGCGCCAAATGGACGTATCGGTCGAGGGCATCTTTCGCAAGAACGGCAATGTGCGGCGGCTGAAAGATCTTGCCGAGCAACTCGACCGCGAAACGGACGCGGCGAATCTGCTCGACGACAATCCcgtgcagcttgccgcgctgttAAAAAAGTTTTTCCGCGAGCTGCCGGATCCGCTGATGACCGTGCGGCTGTACCGCACATTcattgccgcgcagcaaatcGAGGAAGAGGCGGAGCGCCACCGCCTGCTGCAGTATGTCGCGCTGCTAATGCCCAAAGCGCACCGCGATACGATGGAGGTCCTCTTTGTCTTTCTCCGCTGGGTCGCCTCCTTTTCCTATGTCGACGAGGAGACCGGCAGCCGGATGGATTTGCCGAATTTAGCGACGGTGATGTGCCCCAATATTCTCTacacacgcagcgccgaagTGACGCGTGGCGATGCGGTGGTTGCGAATCGCGTCGTGTGCcacctgctcgcgcaccaGGACGACTTTTGGGTCGTGCCGAAAGAAATGGAGCCCATTCTCCAGGACCGCGCATTGatcagcgccgcacaggaCCTCGGCGCACAGGAGCTGATGAAACGGTGCCAGGCATATGCGAAATGA